AAGAAGAGCTTGCGGGTAAGCTCAGCCGGGCTGGGTTAGGGCTGGCCATAAGTGCGCCCCAGGCAAAAGGCGCCCTGCCCCCCTGGGGGGTAGATCTTTTGAGGCCAACCGCTTTGGTGCTGGGCAATGAAGGCCAGGGAGTTAGTCCCTACCTTATGGGCCGGGCCGAGGTTACCATCGGCATTCCTCTGGCCGAGGGGTTAGAATCCCTAAACGTGGCCACGGCGGCGTCCATGATCCTCTATGAGGCCTGGCGCCAGCGCCATTTGGCGCCGGCGCCAGATCCTTCCCATGCGGCTGGTTGCACCGCTTGAAACGGCTATGTTATAATTTCGTTAGGCCTCCATTACATTCCGGGAAAGGTTGTGGTACCATGCTCCTGCCAGCCGATTTTTTTTGGCGCATTTTTGAAAGGACGGGTTCTATCGCAGCCTATATAATTTACCGGAGGCTTGTATTGCAGTAAGTACTGAAAAGGTTGAAGATAAAAAGGCGAGGAACGGGAGAGTACTATGGGGGCGGTCCACCAGGGAGGTGGCGCCGGAGACTGGAAGCGCCGCTAGGGCCAACCATGGGAAGTTCACCCGGGAGCTGCCGGCTGAAATCCAGTGGGTTTTCCGTGGCGGGAGAGTAGGCCGAGCCGCGTCCTCTGGCGTTAGCAGAGGGGATGTCAGGATAGAAGAGGGAGTCCAGGTAAAGCTTCTGGGCTAAGCAGGGTGGTACCGCGGAAGTAAGCTTTCGCCCCTAGGGCGAAGGCTTTTTTGTTTATTCAGGAGCGTTAGGTGGCTCCGGGCAGGATTACGGAGCGAAGGAACAGCGCCCCAGCTGGAAATATACGTTTCTTGAAGGAGGCCAAAGAGTGAGGGAAAGGCTTGAAGAGTTGAAAAGGCGGGCCCTGGAGGATACGCGGTCCGCTCAGGATAGCGAGCAGCTGAATCAAGTGCGCATCCGCTATTTGGGCAAGAAAGGCGAGCTCACCGCCATCCTGCGGGGCATGGGGAAGCTTGCGCCCGAAGATCGCCCGGTGGTGGGTCGGGAGGCCAACCGGATTCGGGATGAGATCGAGGCCGAGCTAGAGCATCGACAAAGGGAGCTTGAAGCCCAAGAGCTCAGCCGGAGGCTGGAAGCCGAGGCTATTGACGTTACTTTGCCCGGCTACCCGGTACAGCCCGGGCGAGCCCACCCCATCAGCCAGGTACTGGAGCGGGTGGAGGAAATTTTCTTGGGGATGGGGTTTGAAGTTTTCGAAGGCCCGGAGGTAGAGTTTGACTATTATAACTTCGAGGCCCTCAATATTCCTCCCGAGCATCCGGCTCGGGACATGCAGGATTCATTCTACTTTACTTCCAACATTCTACTCAGGACCCATACTTCTCCGGGGCAGATCCGGGTGATGCAGAAGATGGCCCCCCGCTTGCCGGTACGGGTGATCATCCCCGGCAAGGTATACCGGCGCGATGATGACGCCACCCACTCGCCCATGTTCCACCAGGTAGAGGGGCTGCTGGTGGATGAGGGGATTACCTTTGGCAACCTCAAGGGCACCCTCTTGGCCTTTGCCCGGCAAATGTTTGGTCCTGGCCAGCAAATTCGGCTCCGGCCCAGCTATTTTCCCTTCACTGAACCTAGCGCCGAGGTGGATATTTCCTGCATCATTTGCGGGGGCACCGG
This genomic window from Clostridia bacterium contains:
- the pheS gene encoding phenylalanine--tRNA ligase subunit alpha, with product MRERLEELKRRALEDTRSAQDSEQLNQVRIRYLGKKGELTAILRGMGKLAPEDRPVVGREANRIRDEIEAELEHRQRELEAQELSRRLEAEAIDVTLPGYPVQPGRAHPISQVLERVEEIFLGMGFEVFEGPEVEFDYYNFEALNIPPEHPARDMQDSFYFTSNILLRTHTSPGQIRVMQKMAPRLPVRVIIPGKVYRRDDDATHSPMFHQVEGLLVDEGITFGNLKGTLLAFARQMFGPGQQIRLRPSYFPFTEPSAEVDISCIICGGTGCRTCGNSGWLEILGAGMVHPQVLANGGYDPERVSGFAFGMGIERIAMLKYGIDDLRLFFENDLRFLAQF